A segment of the Homoserinimonas aerilata genome:
CATCGCGGCGGCCGAGATCGTGCGGCTGCTGTTCCAGTCGGTCATCTTCGACGAGTACACGAACTCGGCGGATGGGCTCGGCGGGTATCACGCCGGCTTCCGCGAGGCGAATCCCTTCCCTCCCGGCACCTACGGTTTCGGCCCGTGGACGTACAACGAGCAACAGCTCTGGGTACGCGTGTTCGGGCTGGCACTGCTGGCCGCCGCACTGATCGTGGTGTGGCTGCTCATGCGCAGCCCCTGGGGCCGCGTCGTCAAGGGAATCCGTGAAGACGAGGATGCTGTACGCGCTCTCGGCAAGAACGTGTTCTCCTACAAGATGCAGGTTCTCGTTCTGGGCGGCGTGCTCGGCACCCTCGGCGGTGTCGTGATGGCGCTGCCGTCGGCGGTCGTGCCGGGTGTCTATCTGCCGTCACTGACGTTCTTCCTGTGGACAATCCTGCTGCTCGGTGGCGCTGCGACGATCTTCGGACCTGTCATCGGTGCGGCCATCTTCTGGATGCTCATGGCATTCCTGTCGGTGTTCCTGCCGTCGCTCGCCGCAGAGGGCCTGCTTCCGGGCGTGTCGAGCGTGCAGGCCGGCGTGCTGCGCTACATCCTGATCGGCCTCGTACTGATGGCCATCGTCATCTTCAGACCCCAGGGAATCCTCGGCAACAAGAAGGAGCTGACCTTCAA
Coding sequences within it:
- a CDS encoding branched-chain amino acid ABC transporter permease — translated: MDWNFIVSNTASWLLMPDTIAYAIATVGLAVHFGYGGLLNFGQAGFMALGAYGYAISILSFGLPWWVGILVGVGASVIFALLLGLPTLRLRADYLAIATIAAAEIVRLLFQSVIFDEYTNSADGLGGYHAGFREANPFPPGTYGFGPWTYNEQQLWVRVFGLALLAAALIVVWLLMRSPWGRVVKGIREDEDAVRALGKNVFSYKMQVLVLGGVLGTLGGVVMALPSAVVPGVYLPSLTFFLWTILLLGGAATIFGPVIGAAIFWMLMAFLSVFLPSLAAEGLLPGVSSVQAGVLRYILIGLVLMAIVIFRPQGILGNKKELTFNAR